The Corallococcus silvisoli genome contains the following window.
CCTGTCCGCGATGGCCTGCTCCGCGTCGTCCAGCTCCGTCAGGATGCGTCGCGCCGCGCCTAGATAGGCTTGCCCCTCGGGCGTCATGCTCAGGGCCCGGGTCGTGCGCAGCATCAGTCGTACCCCCAGACGCGCCTCGATGCGGTCGATGGTCCGGCTGACGGCTGATGGGCTCAGGTGCAGTTCACGCCCGGCCGCCGAGAAGCTGCCGGTCGCCGCCACGGCCGAGAAGACGGCCATCTCACGAGCCCGATCCGCGCCGCCTGGCTGCATCTTTGCGTTCATCTCAAGAGTCCTTGGCTTTGAAGGGCTCTAACGCGTCGGCAACGGCCCAGCCATCTTTGCGCGCTCAGAACAACGCACCCGTCGCGAACAGTCGCTGCGGGGGCAGAGAAAGGTTCCTGCTGATGAAGCCCAACCCTCCACTTCTCGCCCTGGCGGTCGGCGCCTTCGGCATCGGCGTAACGGAGTTCGCACCGATGGGCATGCTGCCAGTCATCGCCGGCGACCTCGGTGTCTCCATCCCGGCGGCGGGTCTGCTGGTCAGCGCCTACGCCTTTGGGGTGCTGGTCGGCGCGCCAGTGATGACCTTGATGACCGGCCGCGTGCCGCGCCGGACCCTGCTGGTTGGCCTGATGGGTATTTTCACCCTGGGCAATCTGCTGTCGGCGCTCGCGCCGGACTACTGGACCTTGATGGCGGCCCGGGTGGTGACGTCGTTCAACCACGGCGCCTTCTTCGGCGTGGGCGCCATCGTCGCAGCCGGCGTGGTCGCGCCGAACAGGCGGGCGGGCGCTGTCGCGGCCATGTTCATGGGCCTGACTGTCGCCAACATCACCGGCGTTCCCCTGGCCTCCTGGGCGGGCGAGAGCCTGGGCTGGCGCGCCTCCTTCTGGGGCATCGCGGGTCTGGGCGCCCTGGCGATGGTCGCGCTTCGCTGGACCCTGCCGCACGGCCGGGTCGAGCCCTCTGTCGACAGCGGCGCCATGAAGGCCGAACTGGCGGTGCTGGGGCGCGGCCCTGTCCTGGCCGCCCTCGCCCTGACCGTGATCGGCTCGAGCGCCATGTTCACCGTCTTCACCTATATCGCTCCGATTCTGAAGGAGCAGACGTTGGCCTCGACCGGCTTCGTCACCGCCATGTTGGTGACCTACGGACTGGGGCTGACGCTCGGCAACTGGCTGGGGGGCCGCTTCGCCGACAGGTCGGTGGACCGTACCTTGATCGCCACCCTGGCAGGCCTCGCCACACTGCTGGTCGCATTCGCTGGGGTCATGCCGTGGCAGGCACCCTCCGCCGTGGTGATTTTCCTCTGGGGCGTGGCGAGCTTCGCCCTGGTGCCGCCGCTACAGATGCGGGTGATGACCGCCGCCAGCGACGCGCCGAATCTGGCTTCGGCCATGAATATCGGTGCCTTCAACCTGGGCAACGCCCTCGGTGCGGCCCTCGGTGGGGCGGTCATCGGCCTCAACCTCGGCTATCCAGCCGTGGCCCTGGCCGGGGCGGCGATGGCTGGAGCGGGCCTCATCCTGGTCTTGTTGCTGGTTCGCCGCGAGGCTCGCGTGGTCGCGACGCTCCCGGCGGGCTGCTAGACCGACGATCGTGATTCGCATTTCGCTGAGGTGAGAAGGAACTTCGCACGCATTGGGTCCGCGCTTCGAAGTGACGTCGTCAGGTGTCGCGCGTGGCCCACCAGATGGCCGCGATGAGCGTGGTCACCAATGTTGCAGCCAAGAGCCCTCCCAATGACAGGGCGGCGGCGAGGACTGTGGCTGCTGATGTGAAGGCGACTCGCGCGACTGTGAGCGCGCCAAGACTGAGTGCCAACACTCCGGCCAGCGACAGCACCCGTGCAATGGAGCCTTCCTGTCGGATTGGAATGCCAGCGGCTTTCAATGCCTCGGTCAGGACGACGCGTTCCGATTTCGGAAGAGGAACGTCGAAGAAGGCGGTCGGATCCCTCCGTGCGTCAAACCAGAATGCAGCCACGAGGTTCTCGGTGCTGAGGAGGCGAAGATAGCCAGGGCGGTCGATGGCGCGGAGGACGCGACGTGGCCCCTCGGAGGCAAAGGTTACGCGATCCCCTTCAAGGACGAGGTCTTGCTTGGAGGCTTCCATTGCCGCTCGCCGCTGCCGGGTGACAATGGTGATGCATGCATAGGCGAAAAACATGCTCGTCACGGTGAGCAGCGCCAGTGACAGAGATATCGACACCGTCAGGGCGCCGATCCCGAGAAGAAGCGGCAAGCAGACCAAGGCGAGCACGATCCGTCGATGAGCCAACGCACGAAAATGCCTGGCTTCAACTGCAAAGGTCTGTGGCAGCATCGGGTCCGGTGTTTGTTCGACCATGGTCTCTATTCAGCTCACCTCGAAATGGGGGCATCTTAAAACAGGGCTGCATGGAGGAGCGGCAGGAAATGCGCTTCGGTTCGAGGAGGGCGCCCACCCGCCTCCAGGAGGAGACGAGGTGGGGCGCTACGTGGGACGATGGGTCGGACGGGACCTCGAGCCCCCAGGGTCGGAGGCAATGAACTCTCGTATCCGGGCCTTCCCGTGAGCCCTGGCCGAGAGCACCGCGGCGCTGGTCACCTGGGCACGCGGTTGTCCTCGATGGGCTGGCGGTCGGGAGGGCCGGTCTGGCGCTCCCTTCATCACGAGTGCTCAGCCTTGGATTGCGCGAGACGGCGTGGGTCGAGCGGCTCCTTCAAGCGGAGGCCTGGCGCCTGTCGCGCACGATTCAAGGCGCCGATGGCACCACGACGGACGTGGGGGGCGGACGCATGGGTTGCAGGCGGCCGTAGGTGAGCGAGCGCCACAGCCACTCGGCGGGACCGAAGCGGAAGCGCGCCAGCCACAGGTGGCTGAAGAGGACCTGGAGCGCGAAGGCGGCCAGCGTGAGCGTCACGCAGCGCGACGGCGGCAGTTTGCCAATGAGGCCCAGCCCCCACCCGTCGTAGAAGCAGATGCTCACCACCGACTGCATCAGGTAGTTGGTGAGCGCCATGCGACCCACGGGGGCCAGGAACTGCATCCCTCCCTGTCCCCGGCCGCGCACGAAGAGCAGGGCGAAGGCGGACACGTACACCGCGGCCAGTCCCAGGTAGCCCACCTCCTGGACGGCCGGCATCACGACCGTCCAGAGGCCCCGGCTGGCGTCCACGAGGCCGGCGGTGTTCAGCGCCTGCAACGCGGGCTCCGCGCCGTGGCCCAGCACTCCGAGGAGCAGCCCCCAGCCGAGCAGCTTTCGATGCCAGGGGCGGTTCTTCTCCACATCCTGGAGCAGCAGGTGCCGCCCCGCGAGGAGCCCCAGGAGGAAGCGGCCCAGGCTCTCCACCATCCACAAGAGGCGGTTGACCCGCGGAAGCATCGCCAGGAGGAAGAAGCGCGCATTCTCCTTCTGCGAGGTCCAGAAGGAGTTGCTGGAGAGTCCCTCCAGGAAACGGGCCCGCAGCTGCGCGGTCTGTGCCGCCTGGGCCTTCGCCGCCTCGGCCGCCGCCTCCGCGCCATCCATCAGGATGGGGATGTAGTGCCGCAGGGCGGCCACCGCCATCGGCACCACCACGAGCAGCACCAGCGCCCAGGTGAACACCGTCCGGTCCGACCTCTGCCGGAAGAGCAGCAGTGCGAAGCCCGCAGTCGCATAGACAGACAGCGCGTCGCCGACCCAGACACCGAAGATATGGACCAGGCCGATGGCCAGCAGCGCCAGCAGCCGTCGCGTGTAGAGCGGGGTGATGGGCTGGCCCCGGGCCTCGGCGCGCGTCAACTGGATGGAGAAGCCCAGCCCGAAGAGGAAGGCGAAGAGGGTGAAGAACTTCTGGCTGATCAGATAGTCATACGCCATCTGCGTGGCGGCCTCGAGCGGAGGCGCCGCCAGGGCGCGCGCCTGCTCGCGGGGCAGGAAGTTGCGTCCGCTGAACCAGGCGAAGCTGTTGGAGATGAAGACGCCGCAGAGCGCGAAGCCACGCAGCGCATCCACCAGGACCACCCGTTCGGTTCTGCCAACCGGGGCGATGGGGGCCTCGTGGGAGGCTGAACCCGACGCCTGCGATGCCTCATTCATGTACGCAACTCCTCCACTGAAAGACAGGAACTGGAACGCTCAGGTGATGCGGGCCCAGAAGGCGCGCACGAGCCGGAGCACCTCATCGGGCTCCTCGACGTGCGAGAACGAGCCGCTGCGCTCCAGCACATGGAGCTCGGCGCTCCTGGCATGGGCGAGTGACTCGCGCTGCAGCGCGGGATACAGCGCCCGGTCGAAGCGGCCCGCCAGCACGAGCAGCGGCACCGCGAGCTCGCTCAAGCGCCGCCTGAAGTCGGGGATGGCTGGAAGCTGTCCGCCGATTTCGAAGTCGATGTCCTCGCCGCAGAACACCGGGTAGAGCGCGACGTTGCGGGCGCCCGGCTCGGTCGCGACCCGCGGGGCATTGTCTGGATTGAAGAACCGCACCAGGCGCGCCGCGCTGGCGAAGAGCGACGCCATCCGCGGGTCGGTCGACCGCACGCCTTCCTTGTGCAGGCGCTGGATCTCCTCCCAGACCTCCGGGCACTGATTGGCGATCTCCCGGTTGAGATTGATGTGGTTGAGGCGCCACATCTCCGGGCTGAACAGGCTGTTGGCGAGCACCACGCTCCGGACCCGCGCGGTGTGTTCGAGCGCCAGCGCTTGGGAGAGCAGCCCCCCGTAGGAGAATCCATAGAGGTGCACCGGGCCGAGGTCGAGCTGTTGCAGCACGGCCGCGACGTCGGCGACGTCCTCCGCGAAGGTGATGTCGCGCAGGTCCTTGGGGACGTCGGACCGGCCTCGCCCGAAGAGGTCGATGTAGATGACGCAGTGGTCGGCCGCGAGCGGGTCGAAGTGGGGGTGGAAGATGACGTGCGAGCCGGCGGGCCCCAGGCCCGCCAGCATGACCACGGGTGTACCGCTGCCGTGTCGCTCGACCCACAAACGCTTGCCGCGGACCGTGACGTAGTCGCCCGGGGGATGGGTGAAGGTGATGCCAGGGTTTGTCGTTGTCGTCGCCATGGATTGCCTCTCCTCGAGTCAGGGGCTTCGCCCGGTCAGTTCCACCAGTAGGAAGCCTTCATCCATAGTGCATCCGCGGCCCGGATGTCGCGAAGCGCGCCGAGGTCGAGCTCGGCCCGTTCGCCGGACGCGAGCACGCGCGCGGGTGCCTGCGAGCGTGTATAGACAAGGAACATCGTGGAGCCGGGCCGGAACTCCCAGCGGAGGACGGCATTGACATCCAGGGTCGCGAGCTGGCTGTCGGGGTTCTTCGTGGGGGCCTCCGCCGCTGTCAGGTCGTCCAGCCGGATGTTCGCCCGCGCATGGTCTGGCGTGAATGAACCGAAGTCGCGATAGTGCCTGGCGACCAGCAGTGTCTGCGCATAGAGCTGGAGCGTGAGCCGGGTCGTCAGGGTGTAGTTGGCGCGCAGCGTGGCGCCGATGCTGCGCGCGTCGAGTCGGCCGAACAGGTACTCGCCCGGTCGAGGCGTGGCCCCCAGGTAGCGCGCCTCGCCGGCCGCGAGGGTGACCTGGGGCAACACCTGCAGCTCGAGTTGCGGCAGCAGATGGAAGCCCAGCTGCGCGCTGTAGGTGAGGCTGTAGCCGTCATCCCGGAACATGCTCACGCTCGTGAGGGAGCCCGACAGCCGCCGCCCCGGAGCGCTCGTGAGGGTCAGGTCCCAACCGACGCTGCCCGTGCGCTCGATGGCGGTGCCATCCCCGACCTCGCGGTCCTCGTAGCGGTTGCCGAAGTAATACACCATGGTGTTGGCCTTCCACGCGTTCTTGAATTGCCATTCGGTGAAGGCGTAGTAGCCGCGAAAGACATTCAAGCCGTCGACGGTGTTCCGGAAGGAGGTCGAGAGTCGCACTCTCACCTCGGCGACCGCGGCGAACGGATCGACCGCCCGGTACTCGACGGTGGGCAGCAGGCGCAGGTGGTTCTGCCGCACCATGAAGCCCAGGTCGTTGAAGTCGAGCCGTCGCCCTGACGCCTCCGCCTCGACGGAGCCCAGCCAGTTGCCACCCTCCTTGGCCGCGAACATCAAGGCTCCCGCGTCGACATCTCCCGACGCGATGACCGTGCCGTCCGGCAGGGTGCGCGGTGGGCCGTTCTGGATGGCGCTCATCAGGGCCTGCCCGCTCACCACGTAGTCCCCCGAAAGAGAGCGCCAGGAGCCATCCGCCGACAACACGTAGCTGTCGTGGAAGCAGCGCGCGCTCGCGGCGACCCGCTCACCCCCGGGGCACAGCTGCCGTGACGTTGTGCTGTCCGCGGACGCCAGCAGTGGATATTCCCCGGTCGGCTCGAGCCGCTGGGTCGCGGTGGCCAGCAGGCCCAGCTGGGCCCGCTCGCTCAGGACCGCGCGCATCCGGCCCACCGTGAACGCGCTGCGAGGCGCGGCCAGCGCGTCGCGCAGGGAGAGGTCCGCTCGCTCGACCTGGACATCGTTCTGTCCCGTGAGCGCCGAAAGCAGGCCCCAGTTCAGATGCGTGCCGAGCGTCCCGCGCAGCTTCGCCGCTCCGTAGATGGTGGTGGGCACTGGAATCGACGTGACGCGTTCGGACTCGGGGGCCTGGGTGAGGACGCCTGGCTTCGTCGGCACGGCGCCGATGCGGCGCGTGTAGAAGGTCCGCCGGGACGTCGGGAAGTAGGTCATCCGCGGCACCTGGAACATGTCCATGCCGTCCAGGAAGAAGGGCCGCTTCTCCGGGAAGAACGTCTCGATGGTGGTGAGGTTCAGGACCTGCTCATCCGCCTCGACCTGGGCGAAGTCGGGGTTCACCGTGAGGTCGAGCCCGACATTCGGGGTCAGGTGCACGCGGGCGTCGAGCCCGCCGGTGGCGCCGTAGCCGGTCCTCCCGTCCACGCCCCGTGCCGCGCGGAGCAGGGCGAAGGGACGCAGCTCGAACGGATTGCCGCGATGCAGCCCCTCCATCCTGCTGAGCCGGCCGTACCGCGACGTCTCACCGGCCACGGTGCGTGGGATGTAGGCCCATTCCTGGGTCTCCTGGACCGAGGACAGGTAGCGGCGCGCCTGCAGTCCCCAGTCCCCGACCCTCTCCGGGTCCAGCTGGAAGATGAGCAGGGGGATTCGCAGCTCGGCCGACCAGCCCGTCGCGTGCTGATGGACCCGCGCGTCCCAGACGCCGTCCCAGTCGGCCGAGTAGTCGGTGTCGTTGAAGCGGATGCCGTCTCCCATCACTCCGGCCGCGCTCACCCAGAACTCGAAGGTGCGGGTGCCGTCGCTGATGGTGACTTCGACGCGATCATCACCGACCTTGCGGTCTCTTCGCACCAGCCGCGAGATTCGCGGCGTCTTGAGCTGCTCGCATTCGAATGCAACGTAGAGCGCGTCATCGTCGTAGACGAGCCGCAGGAGGGTGTGCTCGCTGGGGCTCTGCCCTTCGTTGGGGAACTTCTGGGTGAAGGCATCGGTCGCGGCGGCCACGCTCCACACCGGGTCGTCGAGCACGCCATCCAGTCGGGGGCTGTCGTGGGTGCGGATGGCCTGGAGACTCGGCCGCGCTGGCGGTTGGGAGGTGGAGACCGTGTCGGCCATCGCCAGATGGGGGGCGAGCAGGGCGGAGGCGATGGCGAGCAGCACCGCCCCGCGCGCGGCGCGCCTGACGCGGCTGCGTGCGCGCATCGTCAATCAGCTCCGCCGGGGTGATGCTTCGGGGACCAGCACGACCTGCTGCTCCAGCTCACGCATCCGTTGCGCGTCCGCATCGACGCGGGCCAGCTCCGGGTGGGCCAACACGACGAACCCGAGATCGAGGCTGCCGAACAGGTCCTTGGTGATAGCCAGCCGATCGCCGTCGCGGATGGCGATCCGGGAGAAGTGATGGCTCGGGAGGTTCTTCACCTCATCGAGGACCGAGGCGTTCCGTACCCGTCCCGCGCGGCGGGCCATCAGGAACAGCACGCGCACGTGCTGGCGC
Protein-coding sequences here:
- a CDS encoding MFS transporter; the protein is MKPNPPLLALAVGAFGIGVTEFAPMGMLPVIAGDLGVSIPAAGLLVSAYAFGVLVGAPVMTLMTGRVPRRTLLVGLMGIFTLGNLLSALAPDYWTLMAARVVTSFNHGAFFGVGAIVAAGVVAPNRRAGAVAAMFMGLTVANITGVPLASWAGESLGWRASFWGIAGLGALAMVALRWTLPHGRVEPSVDSGAMKAELAVLGRGPVLAALALTVIGSSAMFTVFTYIAPILKEQTLASTGFVTAMLVTYGLGLTLGNWLGGRFADRSVDRTLIATLAGLATLLVAFAGVMPWQAPSAVVIFLWGVASFALVPPLQMRVMTAASDAPNLASAMNIGAFNLGNALGAALGGAVIGLNLGYPAVALAGAAMAGAGLILVLLLVRREARVVATLPAGC
- a CDS encoding DUF418 domain-containing protein, which codes for MNEASQASGSASHEAPIAPVGRTERVVLVDALRGFALCGVFISNSFAWFSGRNFLPREQARALAAPPLEAATQMAYDYLISQKFFTLFAFLFGLGFSIQLTRAEARGQPITPLYTRRLLALLAIGLVHIFGVWVGDALSVYATAGFALLLFRQRSDRTVFTWALVLLVVVPMAVAALRHYIPILMDGAEAAAEAAKAQAAQTAQLRARFLEGLSSNSFWTSQKENARFFLLAMLPRVNRLLWMVESLGRFLLGLLAGRHLLLQDVEKNRPWHRKLLGWGLLLGVLGHGAEPALQALNTAGLVDASRGLWTVVMPAVQEVGYLGLAAVYVSAFALLFVRGRGQGGMQFLAPVGRMALTNYLMQSVVSICFYDGWGLGLIGKLPPSRCVTLTLAAFALQVLFSHLWLARFRFGPAEWLWRSLTYGRLQPMRPPPTSVVVPSAP
- a CDS encoding alpha/beta fold hydrolase codes for the protein MATTTTNPGITFTHPPGDYVTVRGKRLWVERHGSGTPVVMLAGLGPAGSHVIFHPHFDPLAADHCVIYIDLFGRGRSDVPKDLRDITFAEDVADVAAVLQQLDLGPVHLYGFSYGGLLSQALALEHTARVRSVVLANSLFSPEMWRLNHINLNREIANQCPEVWEEIQRLHKEGVRSTDPRMASLFASAARLVRFFNPDNAPRVATEPGARNVALYPVFCGEDIDFEIGGQLPAIPDFRRRLSELAVPLLVLAGRFDRALYPALQRESLAHARSAELHVLERSGSFSHVEEPDEVLRLVRAFWARIT
- a CDS encoding carbohydrate binding family 9 domain-containing protein; protein product: MRARSRVRRAARGAVLLAIASALLAPHLAMADTVSTSQPPARPSLQAIRTHDSPRLDGVLDDPVWSVAAATDAFTQKFPNEGQSPSEHTLLRLVYDDDALYVAFECEQLKTPRISRLVRRDRKVGDDRVEVTISDGTRTFEFWVSAAGVMGDGIRFNDTDYSADWDGVWDARVHQHATGWSAELRIPLLIFQLDPERVGDWGLQARRYLSSVQETQEWAYIPRTVAGETSRYGRLSRMEGLHRGNPFELRPFALLRAARGVDGRTGYGATGGLDARVHLTPNVGLDLTVNPDFAQVEADEQVLNLTTIETFFPEKRPFFLDGMDMFQVPRMTYFPTSRRTFYTRRIGAVPTKPGVLTQAPESERVTSIPVPTTIYGAAKLRGTLGTHLNWGLLSALTGQNDVQVERADLSLRDALAAPRSAFTVGRMRAVLSERAQLGLLATATQRLEPTGEYPLLASADSTTSRQLCPGGERVAASARCFHDSYVLSADGSWRSLSGDYVVSGQALMSAIQNGPPRTLPDGTVIASGDVDAGALMFAAKEGGNWLGSVEAEASGRRLDFNDLGFMVRQNHLRLLPTVEYRAVDPFAAVAEVRVRLSTSFRNTVDGLNVFRGYYAFTEWQFKNAWKANTMVYYFGNRYEDREVGDGTAIERTGSVGWDLTLTSAPGRRLSGSLTSVSMFRDDGYSLTYSAQLGFHLLPQLELQVLPQVTLAAGEARYLGATPRPGEYLFGRLDARSIGATLRANYTLTTRLTLQLYAQTLLVARHYRDFGSFTPDHARANIRLDDLTAAEAPTKNPDSQLATLDVNAVLRWEFRPGSTMFLVYTRSQAPARVLASGERAELDLGALRDIRAADALWMKASYWWN